One Pseudomonas sp. HOU2 genomic window carries:
- the dut gene encoding dUTP diphosphatase, whose translation MHALQAKILDPRIGTEFPLPQYATPGSAGLDLRAMLEQDIVIKPGETVLIPTGLSVYIGDPNLAALILPRSGMGHKHGIVLGNLVGLIDSDYQGPLMVSCWNRGQNDFTMTVGERLAQLVLVPVVQAHFEMVEEFVETERGAGGFGHTGTK comes from the coding sequence ATGCACGCTTTGCAAGCCAAGATCCTCGACCCACGCATCGGCACTGAATTCCCGCTGCCGCAATACGCCACCCCGGGCTCCGCCGGCCTCGACCTGCGCGCCATGCTGGAGCAGGACATCGTGATCAAGCCGGGTGAAACCGTACTGATCCCTACCGGTCTGTCGGTCTACATCGGCGACCCGAACCTCGCCGCACTGATCCTGCCGCGCTCGGGCATGGGCCACAAGCACGGCATCGTGCTGGGCAACCTCGTCGGCCTGATCGACTCGGATTACCAGGGCCCGCTGATGGTGTCGTGCTGGAACCGTGGTCAGAACGACTTCACCATGACCGTCGGCGAGCGTCTGGCGCAACTGGTGCTAGTGCCGGTAGTGCAGGCGCACTTCGAAATGGTGGAAGAGTTCGTCGAAACCGAGCGCGGCGCGGGCGGCTTTGGCCATACCGGCACCAAATAA
- the pyrE gene encoding orotate phosphoribosyltransferase, whose translation MQAYQRDFIRFAIDRGVLRFGEFTLKSGRTSPYFFNAGLFNSGSALAQLGRFYAAAIAESGIPFDVLFGPAYKGIPLAATTAVALAEHHDRDLPWCFNRKEAKAHGEGGSLVGAPLTGDVLIIDDVITAGTAIREVMQIIASQDGAKAAGVLIALNRQERGNGELSAIQEVERDFGIPVISIVSLNQVLEFLADDPQLKQHLPAVEAYRAQFGV comes from the coding sequence ATGCAAGCGTATCAGCGCGATTTCATTCGTTTTGCCATCGATCGCGGCGTTTTGCGCTTCGGTGAGTTCACCCTGAAGTCCGGGCGCACCAGTCCTTACTTCTTCAATGCCGGCCTGTTCAACTCGGGTTCGGCCCTGGCGCAGCTGGGGCGTTTCTACGCGGCAGCCATTGCCGAAAGCGGCATTCCCTTCGACGTGCTGTTTGGCCCGGCCTACAAAGGCATCCCGCTGGCAGCGACCACCGCTGTCGCGCTGGCCGAACATCACGACCGCGACCTGCCATGGTGCTTCAACCGCAAGGAAGCCAAGGCCCACGGCGAAGGCGGCAGCCTGGTCGGCGCACCGCTGACCGGTGACGTGCTGATCATCGACGACGTGATCACCGCCGGCACCGCGATCCGCGAAGTGATGCAGATCATCGCCTCGCAGGACGGCGCCAAGGCCGCCGGCGTGCTGATCGCCCTGAACCGTCAGGAGCGTGGCAACGGCGAGTTGTCGGCAATCCAGGAAGTTGAGCGTGACTTCGGTATTCCGGTGATCAGCATTGTTTCGCTGAACCAGGTGCTGGAATTCCTCGCCGACGATCCGCAGCTCAAGCAGCATCTGCCAGCCGTGGAAGCGTACCGCGCGCAGTTCGGCGTCTGA
- the rpmB gene encoding 50S ribosomal protein L28, translating into MSRVCQVTGKGPVTGNNISHANNKTRRRFLPNLQHHRFWVEEEKRFVRLRVSAKGMRIIDKRGISVVLAELRRDGKI; encoded by the coding sequence ATGTCGAGAGTATGTCAAGTTACCGGTAAGGGTCCGGTAACCGGGAATAACATTTCCCACGCAAACAACAAAACCCGTCGTCGTTTCCTGCCGAACCTGCAGCATCACCGCTTCTGGGTTGAAGAAGAGAAACGTTTTGTGCGTCTGCGCGTATCTGCCAAAGGCATGCGCATCATCGACAAGCGTGGCATCAGTGTCGTGCTCGCCGAACTTCGCCGCGATGGCAAGATTTAA
- a CDS encoding exodeoxyribonuclease III gives MRIISVNVNGIQAAVERGLLSWLQAQNADVICLQDTRASAFELDDPAFQLDGYFLYACDAEVPAQGGVALYSRLQPKAVISGLGFETADRYGRYLQADFDKVSIATLLLPSGMNGDEDLNQKFKLMDDFGKYLDKQRRKRREYIYCGSLYVAQQKLDIKNWRDSQQSPGFLAPERAWMDEIVGNMGYVDALREVSREGDQYSWWPDNEQAEMLNLGWRFDYQLLTPGLRRFVRSARLPRQPRFSQHAPLIVDYDWTLTI, from the coding sequence ATGCGGATCATCAGTGTGAACGTCAATGGTATTCAGGCTGCAGTCGAGCGTGGTTTGCTCAGTTGGCTGCAAGCACAGAATGCCGACGTCATCTGCCTGCAGGACACCCGTGCCTCCGCCTTTGAACTGGATGACCCAGCCTTCCAACTGGATGGCTACTTCCTTTATGCCTGCGATGCTGAAGTCCCTGCCCAAGGCGGCGTGGCTTTGTATTCGCGGTTGCAACCGAAGGCTGTCATCAGCGGTCTCGGTTTCGAGACGGCCGACCGCTACGGGCGCTACCTGCAAGCAGATTTCGACAAAGTCAGTATTGCCACCTTGCTGCTTCCTTCGGGGATGAACGGCGATGAGGACTTGAACCAGAAGTTCAAGCTCATGGACGACTTCGGCAAGTACCTGGACAAGCAGCGGCGTAAACGTCGCGAGTACATTTATTGTGGCTCGCTGTACGTTGCGCAGCAGAAGCTCGACATCAAGAACTGGCGCGACAGTCAGCAATCCCCGGGCTTCCTGGCGCCAGAACGCGCCTGGATGGACGAGATTGTCGGCAACATGGGCTATGTCGATGCCCTGCGCGAAGTCAGCCGCGAAGGCGACCAGTACAGCTGGTGGCCGGACAACGAACAGGCCGAGATGCTCAATCTGGGCTGGCGCTTCGACTACCAGCTGCTGACCCCAGGCCTGCGTCGCTTCGTACGCAGCGCACGCCTGCCGCGGCAGCCACGGTTCTCGCAGCACGCGCCGCTGATCGTCGACTACGACTGGACGCTGACCATCTAA
- a CDS encoding YicC/YloC family endoribonuclease, translating to MVHSMTAFARVEKAGVQGTLSWELRSVNSRYLEPHLRLPESFRDLEGAVREALRQGLSRGKLECTLRFTEESTGKPLQVDRERAAQLVAAAETVAGLIKNPAALNPLEVLAWPGVLVADATDPQALNAEALALFNQGLKELKAGREREGAELARLINERLTSIEEDVVTLRELVPQMLATQRQKVLDRFTDMKAELDPQRLEQEMVMLAQKSDVAEELDRLSTHIIEVRRVLKSGGAAGRRLDFLMQELNREANTLGSKAFDPRSTQAAVNLKVLIEQMREQVQNIE from the coding sequence ATGGTGCACAGCATGACCGCCTTCGCCCGCGTCGAAAAAGCCGGCGTCCAGGGCACCCTGAGCTGGGAGCTGCGCTCGGTCAACAGCCGCTATCTGGAGCCGCACCTGCGCCTGCCGGAGTCGTTCCGCGACCTCGAAGGCGCCGTGCGTGAGGCCCTGCGCCAGGGCCTTTCACGGGGCAAACTGGAATGCACCCTGCGCTTCACTGAAGAAAGCACCGGCAAGCCGTTGCAGGTCGATCGCGAGCGCGCCGCGCAACTGGTCGCCGCCGCCGAAACCGTTGCCGGCCTGATCAAGAACCCGGCGGCACTGAACCCGCTGGAAGTGCTGGCCTGGCCAGGCGTGCTGGTGGCCGACGCGACTGACCCACAAGCCTTGAACGCCGAGGCGCTGGCCCTGTTCAATCAAGGCCTGAAAGAACTCAAGGCCGGCCGCGAGCGCGAAGGCGCAGAGCTGGCACGCCTGATCAATGAGCGCCTGACCTCCATTGAAGAGGACGTCGTGACCTTGCGTGAGCTGGTGCCGCAGATGCTCGCCACCCAACGTCAGAAAGTCCTCGATCGCTTCACCGACATGAAAGCCGAACTGGACCCGCAGCGCCTGGAACAGGAAATGGTCATGCTCGCGCAAAAGAGCGATGTGGCCGAAGAACTGGATCGCCTGAGCACCCACATCATCGAAGTTCGCCGGGTGCTCAAATCCGGCGGTGCCGCCGGCCGGCGCCTGGATTTCCTGATGCAGGAACTCAACCGCGAAGCCAACACACTGGGCTCCAAGGCCTTCGACCCGCGCAGCACCCAGGCCGCCGTCAACCTCAAGGTGTTGATCGAGCAGATGCGCGAACAAGTGCAGAATATTGAGTAA
- the argB gene encoding acetylglutamate kinase, giving the protein MTLEREAAAHTAQVLSEALPYIRRYVGKTLVIKYGGNAMESEELKTGFARDIVLMKAVGINPVVVHGGGPQIGDLLKRLSIESHFVDGMRVTDAATMDVVEMVLGGQVNKSIVNLINRHGGSAIGLTGKDAGLIRAKKLTVTRQTPEMTQPEIIDIGQVGEVVGINTELLNLLVKGNFIPVIAPIGVGENGESYNINADLVAGKVAEALKAEKLMLLTNIAGLMDKSGTVLTGLSTQQVDDLIADGTIYGGMLPKIRCALEAVQGGVGSSLIIDGRVPNAILLEIFTDTGVGTLISNRKRH; this is encoded by the coding sequence ATGACCCTCGAACGCGAAGCCGCCGCCCACACCGCCCAGGTCCTGTCCGAAGCGTTGCCTTACATCCGACGTTATGTCGGCAAGACCCTGGTGATCAAATACGGCGGCAACGCGATGGAAAGCGAGGAGCTGAAAACCGGCTTCGCCCGCGACATCGTCTTGATGAAGGCCGTGGGCATCAACCCGGTGGTGGTTCACGGTGGCGGCCCGCAGATCGGTGATCTGCTCAAGCGCCTGTCGATCGAAAGCCACTTCGTCGATGGCATGCGCGTCACCGACGCCGCGACCATGGACGTGGTGGAGATGGTCCTCGGTGGTCAGGTCAACAAAAGCATCGTCAACCTGATCAACCGTCACGGCGGCAGCGCCATCGGCCTGACCGGTAAAGACGCCGGGCTGATTCGGGCGAAGAAACTGACCGTCACCCGCCAGACCCCGGAGATGACCCAGCCGGAAATCATCGACATCGGTCAGGTCGGTGAAGTGGTCGGGATCAACACCGAACTGCTGAACCTGCTGGTCAAAGGCAACTTCATCCCGGTGATTGCGCCGATCGGCGTCGGTGAGAACGGCGAGTCGTACAACATCAACGCCGACCTGGTGGCCGGCAAGGTCGCTGAAGCGCTGAAAGCCGAGAAGCTTATGCTGCTGACCAACATCGCCGGCCTGATGGACAAGTCCGGCACCGTGTTGACCGGCCTGAGCACCCAGCAGGTCGACGACTTGATCGCCGACGGCACCATCTACGGCGGCATGCTGCCAAAGATCCGCTGCGCACTGGAAGCGGTTCAGGGCGGCGTTGGCAGCTCGCTGATCATCGATGGCCGCGTACCCAATGCGATCCTGCTGGAAATCTTCACCGACACCGGTGTGGGCACGCTGATCAGCAATCGCAAGCGTCACTGA
- the coaBC gene encoding bifunctional phosphopantothenoylcysteine decarboxylase/phosphopantothenate--cysteine ligase CoaBC, with protein MQRLYRKRIVLGVGGGIAAYKSADLVRRLIDQGAEVRVVMTHGGAEFITPLTMQALSGHPVHLDLLDPAAEAAMGHIELAKWADLVLIAPATADLIARLAQGIANDLLTTLVLATDAVVAVAPAMNQAMWRDPATQANLQLLESRGLKTFGPASGSQACGDVGMGRMMEATDLAQCAADCFQRQALTGKHVVITAGPTQENIDPVRYITNHSSGKMGFALAEAAVEAGARVTLISGPVHLPTPDRVTRIDVVSARDMLAACESAIPCDVFIASAAVADYRPEVVAPQKLKKDPTSGDGFVLQMVRNPDILATIATRPDRPFSVGFAAETEHLLDYAARKLKDKNLDLIVANDVANPSIGFNSEENACSVIDRELHATVFAQTSKSKIARQLVTFIAERLNQV; from the coding sequence ATGCAGCGGCTGTATCGGAAACGCATCGTTCTGGGCGTCGGCGGCGGCATTGCGGCCTACAAGAGCGCCGATCTGGTTCGTCGCCTGATCGACCAGGGCGCCGAAGTGCGCGTGGTCATGACCCATGGCGGCGCCGAGTTCATCACCCCGCTGACCATGCAAGCGCTGTCCGGGCACCCGGTTCACCTCGACTTGCTCGACCCGGCCGCCGAAGCGGCCATGGGCCACATCGAGCTGGCCAAGTGGGCCGATCTGGTTTTGATCGCCCCCGCCACCGCCGACCTGATTGCGCGTCTGGCCCAAGGCATCGCCAACGATTTGCTGACCACCCTGGTGCTGGCCACCGACGCCGTGGTGGCGGTCGCGCCGGCGATGAACCAGGCCATGTGGCGCGACCCGGCGACCCAGGCCAACCTGCAACTTCTGGAAAGCCGTGGCCTGAAGACCTTCGGCCCGGCCTCCGGCAGCCAGGCCTGCGGCGACGTCGGCATGGGCCGGATGATGGAAGCCACCGATCTGGCGCAGTGCGCGGCGGATTGCTTCCAGCGTCAGGCGCTGACCGGCAAGCACGTGGTGATCACCGCTGGCCCGACTCAGGAAAACATCGACCCGGTGCGCTACATCACCAACCACAGCTCCGGGAAAATGGGCTTCGCCCTCGCTGAAGCCGCGGTGGAAGCCGGCGCCCGCGTCACGCTGATCAGCGGCCCGGTGCACCTGCCGACGCCGGATCGCGTCACGCGCATCGACGTGGTCAGTGCCCGCGACATGCTCGCAGCGTGCGAATCTGCGATCCCGTGTGATGTGTTCATCGCCTCGGCAGCAGTGGCGGACTACCGCCCGGAAGTGGTTGCCCCGCAAAAACTCAAGAAAGACCCTACAAGCGGCGACGGCTTCGTCCTGCAAATGGTGCGCAACCCGGACATCCTGGCCACCATCGCGACCCGCCCCGACCGTCCGTTCAGTGTCGGCTTCGCCGCCGAGACCGAACACCTGCTCGACTACGCTGCACGCAAGCTGAAAGACAAGAATCTCGATCTGATCGTCGCCAACGACGTCGCCAACCCGAGCATCGGTTTCAACAGCGAAGAAAACGCCTGCAGCGTGATCGACCGAGAGCTTCACGCCACTGTTTTCGCCCAGACCAGCAAGAGCAAGATCGCTCGCCAACTGGTCACTTTTATCGCCGAACGTCTGAACCAGGTTTAA
- a CDS encoding cupin domain-containing protein: MNIQNVVDISLTSSEAERYRPDPAKVLKGDPEQAVFNQYDSPCGQMGVGVWEGAVGQWTVNYTEHEYCEILQGVSVLRDSDGNAKTLRVGDRFVIPAGFRGTWEVLEACRKIYVIFEQKA; the protein is encoded by the coding sequence ATGAACATCCAGAACGTCGTCGACATCAGCCTGACCAGCAGCGAAGCCGAACGCTATCGCCCGGACCCGGCCAAAGTGCTCAAGGGCGACCCAGAGCAAGCGGTGTTCAATCAGTACGACAGCCCTTGTGGGCAAATGGGTGTTGGCGTGTGGGAAGGCGCGGTCGGGCAGTGGACGGTGAACTACACCGAGCATGAATACTGCGAAATCCTGCAGGGGGTCTCGGTGTTGCGTGACAGCGATGGCAATGCCAAGACCTTGCGTGTTGGCGATCGCTTTGTGATTCCGGCCGGCTTTCGCGGCACCTGGGAAGTGCTGGAGGCTTGCCGCAAGATCTATGTGATCTTTGAACAGAAGGCCTGA
- a CDS encoding DUF4870 domain-containing protein, translated as MSDEQELLPKPSQEVRQWAMFCHLSALLGIWIPFGNLIGPLILWQMKRETDPFIDAQGKEALNFQITVAIAAAICLLLMVLIIGFFLLGLLAIGALVLTIIAGVKANEGFPYRYPFTWRLVK; from the coding sequence ATGAGTGATGAGCAAGAGTTGCTGCCCAAGCCGAGCCAGGAGGTTCGCCAATGGGCGATGTTTTGTCACTTGTCCGCCTTGCTGGGGATCTGGATTCCGTTCGGTAACCTGATCGGGCCGTTGATCCTGTGGCAGATGAAGCGCGAAACCGACCCGTTCATCGACGCTCAGGGCAAGGAAGCGCTGAATTTTCAGATCACCGTGGCGATTGCTGCCGCGATCTGTCTGCTGCTGATGGTGTTGATCATCGGCTTTTTCTTGCTCGGCCTGCTGGCCATCGGCGCATTGGTGCTGACGATCATCGCCGGGGTGAAGGCGAACGAAGGCTTTCCCTACCGTTATCCATTCACTTGGCGACTGGTCAAATAA
- the radC gene encoding DNA repair protein RadC gives MSIRDWPAAERPRERLLEQGSASLSDAELLAIFLRTGVAGKSAVDLARHLLNQFGSLRLLLEADLEAFSRELGLGPAKFAQLQAAQEMNRRHLAERSREKTALENPKAVRDYLKSMLRHEPHEVFGCLFLDSKHQVLTFEALFRGSIDNTSVHPREVVKRALANNAAAVILCHNHPSGNSDPSQADRQLTKRLQKALDLIDVRVLDHFIIGDGEPLSMAECGWM, from the coding sequence ATGAGTATTCGCGATTGGCCTGCGGCGGAACGGCCGCGGGAACGGTTATTGGAACAAGGTTCGGCGAGTCTTTCGGACGCCGAGTTGCTGGCAATATTTTTGCGCACTGGAGTGGCGGGAAAAAGCGCAGTAGATCTGGCGCGACATCTGTTGAATCAGTTTGGCAGTCTGCGTTTGCTGCTTGAGGCCGATCTGGAAGCATTCAGCAGAGAGTTGGGCCTGGGGCCTGCAAAATTTGCCCAATTGCAGGCCGCTCAGGAAATGAACAGGCGGCACCTGGCCGAGCGCTCACGCGAAAAAACGGCGCTGGAAAACCCGAAAGCCGTTCGCGATTACCTGAAATCCATGCTGCGCCACGAGCCACACGAGGTGTTTGGCTGCCTGTTTCTCGACTCCAAGCATCAAGTGCTGACGTTCGAGGCGCTGTTTCGCGGCTCGATCGACAACACCAGCGTACATCCTCGGGAAGTGGTGAAACGCGCATTGGCCAACAACGCGGCGGCGGTGATTCTTTGCCACAACCACCCGTCGGGGAACAGCGATCCGAGCCAGGCGGATCGACAGCTGACCAAGCGCTTGCAGAAAGCGCTGGACCTGATTGATGTGCGGGTTCTGGATCACTTCATCATCGGCGACGGTGAGCCGTTGTCGATGGCGGAGTGCGGCTGGATGTAA
- the rph gene encoding ribonuclease PH: MKRPSGRAADQLRSIRITRNYTKHAEGSVLVEFGDTKVICTVSVENGVPRFLKGQGQGWLTAEYGMLPRATGERNQREASRGKQGGRTLEIQRLIGRSLRAALDMSKLGDVTLYVDCDVIQADGGTRTASITGAMVALVDALKVIKKRGGLKGGDPLKQMIGAVSVGMYQGEPVLDLDYLEDSAAETDLNVVMTSTGGFIEVQGTAEGAPFQPEDLNAMLELAKKGMNEIFELQKAALAD, translated from the coding sequence ATGAAACGTCCAAGTGGTCGCGCTGCCGATCAGCTCCGCTCGATCCGCATTACCCGCAACTACACCAAACACGCCGAGGGATCCGTACTGGTCGAATTCGGTGATACCAAAGTCATCTGCACCGTCAGCGTCGAAAACGGCGTGCCGCGCTTCCTGAAAGGGCAAGGTCAGGGCTGGTTGACCGCCGAGTACGGCATGCTGCCGCGCGCTACCGGCGAGCGTAACCAGCGTGAAGCCAGCCGTGGCAAGCAGGGCGGTCGCACCCTGGAAATCCAGCGCCTGATCGGCCGTTCGCTGCGCGCTGCGCTGGACATGTCCAAGCTGGGCGACGTCACCCTGTACGTCGATTGCGACGTGATCCAGGCTGACGGCGGCACCCGCACCGCCTCCATCACCGGCGCGATGGTTGCCCTGGTCGATGCACTGAAAGTGATCAAGAAGCGCGGCGGCCTGAAAGGCGGCGACCCGCTCAAGCAAATGATCGGCGCGGTGTCGGTCGGCATGTATCAGGGTGAGCCGGTGCTGGATCTGGACTATCTTGAAGATTCCGCCGCCGAGACTGACCTCAACGTGGTGATGACCAGCACCGGTGGCTTCATCGAAGTCCAGGGCACCGCCGAAGGCGCGCCGTTCCAGCCTGAAGATCTGAACGCCATGCTGGAACTGGCGAAGAAAGGCATGAACGAAATCTTCGAACTGCAAAAGGCTGCACTGGCCGACTGA
- a CDS encoding ABC transporter substrate-binding protein, with the protein MRLAALPLLLAPLLLSPLAQAAALSVCTEASPEGFDVVQYNSLTTTNASADVLMNRLVDFDTASGKVVPSLADSWEVSPDGLSYVFKLHPQVKFHSTDYFKPSRTLTAEDVKFSFDRMLDPANPWHKVAQSGFPHAQSMQLPALIKKIDALDPLTVRFTLDHPDSTFLATLSMGFASIYSAEYADKLLKADATDKLNSQPIGTGPFVFTRFQKDASVRYRANPDYFGGKPAVDPLIFAITPDANVRLQKLRRNECQIALSPKPLDVKAAQEEPTLKVEKTDAFMTAFVGINSQHPPLDKPEVRQAINLAFDKANYVKAVFEDTAEPANGPYPPNTWSYAKNLPGYPHDVAKAKALLAKAGLKDGFQTTIWTRPSGSLLNPNPSLGAQLLQSDLAEIGIQAEIRVIEWGELIRRAKAGEHDLLFMGWAGDNGDPDNFLTPQFSCAAVKSGTNFARYCNADLDKLISAGKTTSEQGVRTKLYEQAQAQIQQQALWLPLAHPTAYALTRKDVQGYSVSPFGRQDYSKVNLK; encoded by the coding sequence ATGCGCCTCGCTGCCCTACCCCTGTTGCTCGCCCCGCTTCTGCTGAGCCCCCTGGCCCAGGCCGCCGCCCTGAGCGTCTGCACCGAGGCCAGCCCCGAAGGGTTCGACGTGGTGCAATACAACTCGCTGACCACCACCAACGCTTCGGCCGACGTGCTGATGAACCGCCTGGTGGACTTCGACACCGCCAGCGGCAAAGTCGTGCCGAGCCTGGCCGATAGCTGGGAAGTCAGCCCCGACGGTCTCAGTTACGTGTTCAAACTGCACCCGCAGGTGAAGTTTCACAGCACTGACTATTTCAAACCAAGCCGTACGCTGACCGCTGAAGACGTCAAATTCAGCTTCGACCGCATGCTCGATCCGGCCAACCCATGGCACAAAGTCGCGCAAAGCGGCTTCCCGCACGCTCAATCCATGCAGTTGCCGGCGCTGATCAAGAAGATCGACGCGCTCGACCCGCTGACCGTGCGCTTTACCCTCGACCACCCGGATTCGACGTTCCTCGCGACCCTGAGCATGGGTTTCGCCTCCATCTATTCCGCCGAATATGCGGACAAGCTGCTCAAGGCCGATGCGACCGACAAGCTCAACAGCCAGCCGATCGGCACCGGTCCGTTTGTGTTCACGCGCTTCCAGAAAGACGCTTCGGTGCGCTACCGGGCCAACCCGGACTACTTTGGCGGCAAGCCGGCGGTCGATCCGCTGATCTTCGCCATCACCCCGGATGCCAACGTGCGCCTGCAAAAGCTGCGGCGCAACGAGTGCCAGATCGCTCTGTCGCCAAAACCGCTGGACGTGAAGGCTGCGCAGGAAGAGCCGACGCTGAAAGTAGAAAAGACTGACGCGTTCATGACCGCTTTCGTCGGCATCAACAGCCAGCACCCACCGTTGGACAAACCGGAAGTCCGCCAGGCGATCAACCTCGCTTTCGACAAGGCCAACTACGTCAAAGCCGTGTTCGAAGATACCGCCGAACCCGCCAACGGCCCTTACCCGCCGAACACCTGGAGCTACGCGAAGAACCTGCCGGGCTATCCGCACGACGTGGCCAAAGCCAAGGCGTTGCTGGCCAAGGCCGGACTCAAGGACGGCTTCCAGACCACCATCTGGACGCGTCCGTCCGGCAGTCTGCTTAATCCGAATCCGAGTCTGGGCGCCCAGTTGCTGCAATCGGACTTGGCGGAAATCGGCATTCAGGCGGAAATCCGCGTGATCGAGTGGGGCGAACTGATCCGCCGCGCCAAGGCTGGCGAGCATGACCTGCTGTTCATGGGCTGGGCCGGCGACAACGGCGACCCGGACAACTTCCTCACGCCGCAGTTTTCCTGCGCGGCGGTCAAGTCCGGCACCAACTTCGCCCGCTACTGCAATGCCGATCTGGACAAGCTGATCAGCGCCGGCAAGACCACCAGCGAACAGGGCGTGCGCACCAAGCTGTACGAACAGGCGCAGGCGCAGATTCAGCAGCAGGCGCTGTGGCTGCCACTGGCGCATCCGACCGCCTATGCACTGACGCGCAAGGATGTGCAGGGTTATTCGGTTAGTCCGTTCGGGCGGCAGGACTACTCGAAGGTCAACCTGAAATAA
- the rpmG gene encoding 50S ribosomal protein L33 — protein sequence MRELIRLISSAGTGHFYTTDKNKRTTPDKIEIKKYDPVVRKHVIYKEGKIK from the coding sequence ATGCGTGAATTGATTCGTTTGATCTCGAGCGCCGGTACTGGTCACTTCTACACTACCGACAAGAACAAGCGTACTACTCCGGACAAAATCGAGATCAAGAAATATGATCCGGTTGTTCGCAAGCACGTGATCTACAAGGAAGGCAAAATCAAGTAA
- the gltS gene encoding sodium/glutamate symporter — translation MIQLDFYGTLVAASLVLLLGRGLTARVGFLRNYNIPEPVAGGLVVALGLLILRTFDMEIRFDTSLQTPLMLAFFATIGLSADFASLKKGGRVVGIFLLAVTGLLVVQNALGIGLAKTLGLDPLMGLLTGSITLAGGHGTGAAWGTVFSEKYGLASASELAIASATFGLVLGGLIGGPVARLLIKRVAVPGCQPQQTPRVPKGFEQPNKERSITPFSFIETLALIAVSLLAGNLLNGFLHGTAFELPTFVCVLFVGVVLRNGLSALGLYQVFEREVSVLGNVSLSLFLAIALMSLKLWDLAALALPIFIILAAQTLVMALFAIFVTFRVMGSNYDAAVLAAGHCGFGLGATPTAIANMQAVTQRFGPSQLAFLVVPMVGAFFIDIINVIVIKLYLALPFFVAV, via the coding sequence ATGATCCAGCTCGATTTTTATGGAACGCTCGTGGCCGCCTCTCTGGTGCTATTACTGGGGCGCGGACTTACTGCACGAGTCGGATTTCTGCGTAATTACAATATTCCTGAACCCGTCGCCGGTGGATTGGTGGTTGCGCTGGGTTTATTGATATTGCGAACTTTTGATATGGAAATCAGATTCGATACTTCACTGCAGACGCCGTTGATGTTGGCATTCTTTGCCACAATCGGTTTGAGCGCAGACTTTGCCAGCCTGAAAAAGGGTGGTCGCGTAGTCGGCATATTTCTACTGGCGGTTACCGGGCTTCTGGTGGTTCAGAACGCTTTGGGCATCGGCCTTGCCAAAACGCTGGGTCTTGATCCGTTGATGGGGCTCCTGACGGGTTCGATCACGCTTGCGGGCGGTCACGGTACGGGGGCGGCGTGGGGCACGGTATTCAGTGAAAAGTACGGCCTTGCTTCGGCCTCCGAGCTTGCAATCGCCTCGGCAACCTTCGGCCTGGTCCTGGGCGGTTTGATAGGTGGGCCGGTGGCTCGCCTGCTCATCAAGCGCGTTGCGGTGCCCGGTTGCCAGCCTCAACAAACGCCACGGGTGCCAAAGGGTTTTGAGCAGCCGAACAAGGAGCGTTCGATCACGCCCTTTTCGTTTATCGAGACCCTGGCTCTGATTGCGGTCAGTTTATTGGCTGGCAATCTGCTGAATGGCTTTCTGCACGGAACCGCATTCGAGTTGCCGACGTTTGTCTGCGTTTTGTTCGTGGGAGTGGTGCTACGTAACGGGCTGTCGGCGCTGGGCCTGTATCAGGTATTCGAGCGTGAAGTGTCGGTGCTGGGCAATGTCAGCCTGTCGCTGTTTCTGGCAATTGCCTTGATGTCTCTCAAGCTCTGGGATCTGGCAGCGTTGGCACTGCCGATATTCATCATCCTGGCTGCGCAAACGTTGGTCATGGCGCTGTTTGCGATTTTTGTGACATTCAGAGTGATGGGCAGTAACTACGACGCGGCGGTCCTGGCGGCGGGGCATTGCGGTTTTGGCCTGGGCGCAACGCCAACGGCCATTGCCAACATGCAGGCGGTGACGCAGCGTTTCGGGCCTTCGCAGCTTGCGTTTCTGGTGGTGCCGATGGTTGGTGCATTCTTCATCGACATCATCAACGTGATCGTCATCAAGCTTTATCTGGCCTTGCCGTTTTTTGTCGCCGTCTGA